The Merismopedia glauca CCAP 1448/3 DNA window TGTCGAAAGCCGTTGGTGCTGAGTTCGAGCTTGCCTGCCACCACTGATTTGAGACGTTAATTAGCTATCCATCCACAATTTAGTACCGAAAAACTGACAGGAATTAGCTGCAACTTGAGCCGCAGCCGCTAAAGCTTCTGGGAAACTAGTTTGTAGGATATAGTGGCAAAAAGCCCCGTGGAAGATATCTCCTGCACCTAGAGTATCAACTGCTTGTATTTGGGGTACTAAAACTACTCTGCAATCCGAAAAGCTTTCGTATCGAATTGGGTTTTCTCCATTGGTGATGGCTATATGAGTCACTCCAGCATCAGTTAGGTAGCCAAATACTTCCTCTTGACTGCGACAACCTGGAGGTAAAAAATTAGCTGAACAGATAGCGTAATCTACATAAGGGAGAACTTTCTCCCAACCTGGCTTCCAACTACCACCATCTATAACTACTGGAATATTACGCTTTTGGGCTAAAGATGCTAAATATTGAGCTAATTCCATCTGATGCCCGTCTAGCAAAATTATGTTTACTCCCTCTAAAATCCCTTCAGGGAGGCTTTGGGGGCTAATTTGGTTTTTTATGGCATTAATCGAGATGACAGCCCGTTCTCCGGTGCCTTGGGTGACGATAATCGAAGAAATGGGTGGGGGTTGTGTGGAATCGCCTGCCAAATCTAGTAGCTCTATCCCATAACTTGTCAACTCAGCTTGAATCAATTGAGAAATAGGGTGGTTACCTACAATTGCAACCAGTTTAGTCCGATTCCCTAAGTGATTGAAACAGATAGCGGCATTAGTCGCGGGACCACCAGATCCCACCGTATAATTGGAAGCAACAATTTTTTGGTTACTAGTGGGTACAGATGTGGCTAGGTAAATCAAATCCCAAGTTATCAAACCCACGAATAGCCCATACTTTGGTTCAAGATCAGTCATGCGATCGCAACTTAAAGGTAAAATTTGAAGCGTACTATAACGTGAGTTCGGAGTTTGGAATATGCGCTACGCGCAGGCTGTGCCAACTGAATTCGGGAAAATTTGGCAGATTATTTGGATAATCTAACTCTATAACTCATTCTAGACTGTTTAAAGCTGATATTTGTTGATAAAAATCCTGTTTAAAACTGCTGCATAATGTCCGTTACATCCAAGCCTTCAATTAGAGACAAACAATACCCTGCAATTCGCCAGTTAGCTGATTGTATCGAATCAACTTGGCAAAAATACCTGCAATTAGAACCATATAACTTACCCAGCGAACTAGGTTATGTGGAAGGAAAGTTGGAAGGAGAAAAGTTGACGATTGAAAATCGTTGCTATCAAACGCGGGAATTTCGGAAACTTCATTTAGAATTGGCTAAAGTAGGGGAATTACTGGATATTTTGCATTGTGTGATGTTTCCTCGCCAAGAATTTGCTCTGCCGATGTTTGGGACAGATTTAGTGGGGGGGAGAGGACAAATTAGTGCAGCCATAGTCGATTTATCGCCTATTACCCCAGATTTTAGTTTGCCAGATAGTTATCGTCAAGCTTTATCAGCGCTACCAGCAGCTACTTTTTCTCAACCCCGCGATTTACCTGGTTGGGGAGATATCTTTTCAGAGTTTTGTTTATTTATACGCCCAACTAATTTGGGAGAGGAACAGTTATTTATTTCTAGGGTGCAAGCTTTTCTAGAAGTACACTGTCAAGAAGCGATCGCGGCTCAACCAGTTTCTTTAGAAGAAAAAGCTTTGGTAGTTGCTGGACAACAATACTATTGCACTAAACAGCAGCAAAATGATAAAACTAGGCGAGTATTAGAAAAAGCTTTTGGCAATGATTGGGCTGAACATTACATGAATAATGTCCTGTTTGACTTTGTTAAGAAAGATGAAGTGTAAAATAGTACTAATGTTTTGCTTCTAAACTCAATAACAAGGTAAAAGAGGTTATGGGAGAAGATCGGTTGCAGGATGGGCATCAACCCAGACTAGTCAAGTTGAAAGAAATCTCCTCAAGGATTCCTAAATTACCCACAGCCGTGGTAGTGGGTGGAACTATAGCGATTTTAGGATTGACAGTCTATGCGTTTAACCAAATTAAGCAAGCTAGTCAGCCTCAACCGACAGAAACACCAATTGTCACCCCTGTAGAAACAGCAGTTTCAGCCATTGGGAGACTGGAACCAGAAGGAGAGGTAATTACTGTTGCGGCTCCTACTTCTGTGCAAGAATCTAAGTTAGCCCGCTTGTTAGTGGAAGAGGGAGATACAGTCAGTGCTGGACAACTGATTGCCGTATTAGATAATACTGATAAGTTATCGGCGGCTTTAGATAAAGCTCAAGCCGATGTGAAAATTGCCGAAGCTGATTATGCTGATGCTCAAATTGGTGGTAAACCTGGAGATATTGCGGCTCAAGAAGCTAAAGTAGCCAGTAGCAGAGTAGAGTTAAGGGGACAAACAGGCATCGATTTAGCCACAATCAACCGTTTAGAGGCTCAATTAGCTGGAGAAGATCGCTCTCAAAGAGCAGGTATAGCTAGATTACAAGCAGAACTCACTGGAGATAATACCTCTCAAAGCGCCGCGATCGCCAGACTCCAAGCTGAGTTAGTGGGTGAAAGTAAAGCTCAATCCGCTAGAATTAACAGTCTCTTAGCTCAACTATCTGGAGAAAAGAAGACTAAAACCGCTACTTTAGCTAGATTAAAAGCCGAATTAGCTGGAGAGAGCAAAAGTCAGCAAGCTACCATAGATCGCCTCCAAAATGAAATCACAGGAGAAGCTCAGGCTCAGCAAGCTACAATTGAACGAATTAAAGCCCAGGTAAGCAATGCTGAGGTAGAAGTTCGTCGCTACCGCAATTTGTATCGAGAAGGTGCGATTTCTGCTTCTAGACTCGATAGCAAGGAACTAGAATTTAAAACTTTCCAAGAACAACTGGCTGAAGCCACCGCTAACCGTAGAAAAACGATTACTAGTTTAGAAAAGCAGGTTCAAGAAACTCAAGCTAATCGCAGTAAAACAATTACGACTCTAGAACAGCAAATTCAAGAAACGGAGGCGAATCGCAATCAGAACATCACCAGTTTAGAGCAACAAATTCAAGAAGCCTTAGCCAATCGCAATAAAACCTTAGCTAGCTTAGAGCAACAAATCAAAGAAACTAGCGCCAACCGCAGTAAAAGCAACAATACTATAGCTAAGCAAATTGAAGAAGCTCAAGCCAATCGCGATCGCACCATTAGTACTCTACAACAAGAAATTAACGAAGCTCAAGCTAATCGACGCAAAAATACAGGTACGTTACAGCAGGATATTCAAGGTAATCAAGGAACTTTAGATGCGATTAGAAATCCCAGAGCTACTGACGTACAAATTGCTAGAGCCAAACTGCAAAGCGCTATCGCTAATTATAAACAAAGCAAAGCCGATTTAGATGCAGCCTACGTGCGATCGCCCATCAATGGACGAGTTTTCAAAATTAACACTCGTGCTGGTGAAAAAGTGAATGAACGCACTGGTGAAAGCAGTAATGATGATGGCATTGTCCAAATTGGACAAACAGAACGTATGGTAGTCACCGCAGAAGTATACGAGAGCGACATTGAAAAAGTCAAACTAGGTCAAAAAGCTACAATTGTCAGCGATGGCAAAGCATTTATTGGAGAATTGACGGGTAAAGTTAGCCAAATTGGTTTAGAAATTGGCAAAAAAGATGTTCTTAGCACCGATCCAGCCGCCGATGTCGATGCACGGGTTGTAGAAGTTAAAATTGCTCTTTCTGAAGCAGATAGTCAAAAGGTAGCCGGATTAACTAACTCCAAAGTTGTCGTCAAAATATTGCTCTAAAGCATCGGGTTGACAGACAAATCTTTGACTTTCTAAGTACCTGTGCAAAATTAATTTAAGATTTGGCTGAGTAAAGAGTAAGGAGTAAAGAGTTAACGTAATGGGGATAATTGGGAACTAGTGCAGAGCTATACCCATTATTTTGCCTACTCAATTCAATACTTTAATTTCTCGAATTCGCCACTGATTATCCTGCTCTATCAAGTTGTATCTCACCAGTAACTCGTCATCACGAGATTCCGATTGGTTGAGTTTTCCAGCTTTGTATAGTTGAGCTTTTTCTTTAACGTTAGCGTCAATACTAGCTTGAGTCTGATCCTTCGGATTTAGCTGAACTGATTTGATGGTAAAACTGTGTTCGTATTCCCAGTAAGAATTAGCTTGGCGATCGCCTTCAGCGCGGCTTTTTTGGTCGTCAAGAGCAGGTTGGGTGAGTATACTAGATAATTGGTCGATTTGATGAGCTTTTCCCCTAGCTTTGGCTTTCGTATCGAGCCAAGATTGAATTATCTTTTGGGCTGTATCTTGGCTTAAGGTTCTTGCTACTGAAGTAGTTGGAGTTGGGGTAGAAGTACCTGTACCGCTAGGAATAAGAATCGGCGCTCGATCTAGCCTCACTAGTAACTGATCTGGCTCTAAACCACCTATAGTTATTTGACTGGCTTGTCGAGATCTTGCCCAACTAATCCCACCTACTAAAATACCTAATCCTAAAAGACACCAAAGGAGAGGTTTTAACCGACGAGGACGGCGTGGTTGACCATTTTGGCGAGATTGCTGGCGTGATTGCCCTCTGCGTTGTCTTTTCTCTCGCCTTCGTTGTCCTGGCGCTTTGGTAATTGGGGTTTCGGTTTCCCTAGAGGTAACAACAATTCTCTCTGATGGTAACCGACTGGGCGAGTCTTGAGTATTTCCCCTTGAGATTCTGGTTCCGTAGGTATTACCTGAAGAGTGGTTGTGATTATTGTTATTTAACTCTTCCTCTTGGGGTATTGTCTGAACTGAGGTGTTAATAACTTCTGGTTCATCCATAGTTTCCCATGAGGAAGCAGAATCGCGATCAACACTTACCTGAGTTAGATATTCTTGAACTTCTTCATCTAGAAAATAGGGTTTTAAGACAGCACGCTTCCCAGTCAAGTCTCTAAAGTAGGGGAATAGTTCTTTATCGAACCATTCTTCTGTATAATCACACAATCCAGGCAGTAAATCTGGGGCATTTTCTGATTTTTCTCGAATAACATTGACAGCTTCTTCGTCACTACTTAGTTCGATCGCCCTTCCTGCTTCTTCAATTTGCCTTAATAACAAAGAACAGATTGCTCTTTCTAAATGCACGTCTCGACGCTGACTCAATTGCAGTAGCATTTCTTTAGCTTTAGCGATCAGGGGGGGCTGTTTTTGGTCGAATCCACGGGCGATTAAGGCGGAAACGGCTAAATAGCTGGCAACTTCGGAAGGTCGCCGAGCTTCTAGTTCAAATAAGGCTTGTTGCTCTACGCTAGTTAGATAAACTCTGATTTGCTGAATGAAACGCAAAAAATCTTCGGTTCTCAAGCCAGAGCGATCGTTTTTAGTGCCATTAATCCCACCACGAGCATCTAGCATTTCTTTAAGCATCTGCAACCCTTGCATCCTGTCGCTGACTTTCTCTTCTTCGAGAGAGAGTAACTCTAAAATTCGGTAAGGGCGCAGTTTATAAATTTCAGTTTGAATTTCCTGAGCTAAAGAGTTAAATAAGCTTTCTTTAGTCAGTAAATCTTTACCAGTAGTTAGTGTCTGAGCCGCTAGTTCATATTCTCTTTTTTGCCACTGTTCTCTACCAATTTCTAAGTAAGCTAGGGCAACAACTAAAATCAAATCCCGCGATTGACTTTGAGTTAAGTTGAATTCATCCGGTTCTAGATTAAAACTCACACGGGGTTTTTCTAGACATGGATGAGCAATTTGTAAGATTTGCTGATATTCTCCTAGTTCGTATAACAGTAACAACGCTCCCAGGAACTTATCAGGTGTAATCTCTAACGTTGGGGGTGCATAAATTTCGACAGCAGGAGTAGTAGATTCGGTTTCTTCAGTTAAC harbors:
- a CDS encoding HlyD family efflux transporter periplasmic adaptor subunit, producing MGEDRLQDGHQPRLVKLKEISSRIPKLPTAVVVGGTIAILGLTVYAFNQIKQASQPQPTETPIVTPVETAVSAIGRLEPEGEVITVAAPTSVQESKLARLLVEEGDTVSAGQLIAVLDNTDKLSAALDKAQADVKIAEADYADAQIGGKPGDIAAQEAKVASSRVELRGQTGIDLATINRLEAQLAGEDRSQRAGIARLQAELTGDNTSQSAAIARLQAELVGESKAQSARINSLLAQLSGEKKTKTATLARLKAELAGESKSQQATIDRLQNEITGEAQAQQATIERIKAQVSNAEVEVRRYRNLYREGAISASRLDSKELEFKTFQEQLAEATANRRKTITSLEKQVQETQANRSKTITTLEQQIQETEANRNQNITSLEQQIQEALANRNKTLASLEQQIKETSANRSKSNNTIAKQIEEAQANRDRTISTLQQEINEAQANRRKNTGTLQQDIQGNQGTLDAIRNPRATDVQIARAKLQSAIANYKQSKADLDAAYVRSPINGRVFKINTRAGEKVNERTGESSNDDGIVQIGQTERMVVTAEVYESDIEKVKLGQKATIVSDGKAFIGELTGKVSQIGLEIGKKDVLSTDPAADVDARVVEVKIALSEADSQKVAGLTNSKVVVKILL
- a CDS encoding sugar kinase, which translates into the protein MTDLEPKYGLFVGLITWDLIYLATSVPTSNQKIVASNYTVGSGGPATNAAICFNHLGNRTKLVAIVGNHPISQLIQAELTSYGIELLDLAGDSTQPPPISSIIVTQGTGERAVISINAIKNQISPQSLPEGILEGVNIILLDGHQMELAQYLASLAQKRNIPVVIDGGSWKPGWEKVLPYVDYAICSANFLPPGCRSQEEVFGYLTDAGVTHIAITNGENPIRYESFSDCRVVLVPQIQAVDTLGAGDIFHGAFCHYILQTSFPEALAAAAQVAANSCQFFGTKLWMDS
- a CDS encoding IMS domain-containing protein, producing MQICLDYYRILGLPIQTSADQIESAYSDHVQQLPQHDYSEAAIASRHDLLTEAYEVLSRPERRIRYDGLLLKTIRSSSIPENSEVELTEETESTTPAVEIYAPPTLEITPDKFLGALLLLYELGEYQQILQIAHPCLEKPRVSFNLEPDEFNLTQSQSRDLILVVALAYLEIGREQWQKREYELAAQTLTTGKDLLTKESLFNSLAQEIQTEIYKLRPYRILELLSLEEEKVSDRMQGLQMLKEMLDARGGINGTKNDRSGLRTEDFLRFIQQIRVYLTSVEQQALFELEARRPSEVASYLAVSALIARGFDQKQPPLIAKAKEMLLQLSQRRDVHLERAICSLLLRQIEEAGRAIELSSDEEAVNVIREKSENAPDLLPGLCDYTEEWFDKELFPYFRDLTGKRAVLKPYFLDEEVQEYLTQVSVDRDSASSWETMDEPEVINTSVQTIPQEEELNNNNHNHSSGNTYGTRISRGNTQDSPSRLPSERIVVTSRETETPITKAPGQRRREKRQRRGQSRQQSRQNGQPRRPRRLKPLLWCLLGLGILVGGISWARSRQASQITIGGLEPDQLLVRLDRAPILIPSGTGTSTPTPTTSVARTLSQDTAQKIIQSWLDTKAKARGKAHQIDQLSSILTQPALDDQKSRAEGDRQANSYWEYEHSFTIKSVQLNPKDQTQASIDANVKEKAQLYKAGKLNQSESRDDELLVRYNLIEQDNQWRIREIKVLN
- a CDS encoding phycocyanobilin:ferredoxin oxidoreductase, which produces MSVTSKPSIRDKQYPAIRQLADCIESTWQKYLQLEPYNLPSELGYVEGKLEGEKLTIENRCYQTREFRKLHLELAKVGELLDILHCVMFPRQEFALPMFGTDLVGGRGQISAAIVDLSPITPDFSLPDSYRQALSALPAATFSQPRDLPGWGDIFSEFCLFIRPTNLGEEQLFISRVQAFLEVHCQEAIAAQPVSLEEKALVVAGQQYYCTKQQQNDKTRRVLEKAFGNDWAEHYMNNVLFDFVKKDEV